One Aliidiomarina minuta genomic region harbors:
- a CDS encoding protein YgfX has protein sequence MQGRTLNIKIQPSQALVSVQLIQALCLLTLLLTGLVFQLWWMMPLLMAQAALLFISSNQQQADDSLCINESGQGFWSADQDALQIGQQSLLCPFLIALRVQQPAQGKSHWQLIYRDQLDPSGWRRLRRVILNRRHQER, from the coding sequence ATGCAGGGACGCACTCTGAATATAAAAATCCAGCCTTCCCAGGCTCTGGTGTCTGTGCAACTAATACAAGCGTTATGTCTGCTGACTCTGTTGTTGACTGGCTTGGTCTTTCAGCTGTGGTGGATGATGCCTTTGTTAATGGCCCAGGCCGCATTGCTTTTTATTAGCAGCAATCAGCAGCAGGCCGATGACAGCCTGTGCATAAATGAATCAGGACAGGGCTTCTGGTCTGCCGATCAGGACGCCCTGCAAATTGGTCAGCAAAGTTTATTATGCCCGTTCTTGATTGCACTTCGCGTACAGCAGCCTGCTCAAGGTAAAAGTCACTGGCAACTTATTTACCGTGACCAGTTAGATCCCTCTGGGTGGCGACGTTTACGCCGGGTTATCTTGAACCGGCGTCATCAGGAGAGATAA
- a CDS encoding succinate dehydrogenase assembly factor 2, producing MDMVKQSAESLRDKNRLRWACRRGMLELDVLFAPFVEDAYDELTDEQKAVFRRLIICDDPDLFAWFMGHQKCPDPELASMVQLMLSRVKV from the coding sequence ATGGATATGGTTAAACAATCAGCTGAGTCGCTGCGCGACAAGAATCGCCTGCGCTGGGCATGTCGTCGTGGCATGCTGGAGTTGGATGTATTATTTGCGCCTTTTGTAGAAGATGCTTACGATGAATTGACGGATGAACAGAAAGCGGTTTTTCGGCGCCTTATTATTTGTGATGATCCGGATTTATTTGCCTGGTTCATGGGGCATCAAAAATGTCCGGATCCAGAGCTTGCCAGCATGGTACAACTCATGCTGAGTCGGGTTAAAGTCTGA
- a CDS encoding YgfZ/GcvT domain-containing protein, translated as MSLPIRHASQQQELTCTTQLGAIRVSGEDCHKFMQGQLTCDIDQLQENQWVFGGHCDAQGKLWSVFRAAWMNGDLLLIQPLSSIDASLQQLKKFAVFSKVDITDASQHLSFKLQLQPGKTSSTPSVKTEKQRLILNLTNAQLEVSEQPQKADYGSEYWLAYEIEQGVPLIGPPLTTEFIPQMVNLDKLGGINFKKGCYIGQETIARMHYRGKNNRELRQLTGKSEQIPATGVQLERAIGDSWRRAGAVLNAVRYDNGEIALLAVLPVSIENDATLRIKGEENSTLTLCPPFDNQELSDE; from the coding sequence GTGAGCTTACCCATTCGCCACGCAAGCCAGCAACAAGAGCTAACCTGTACTACCCAGTTAGGAGCTATTCGTGTCAGCGGAGAAGACTGCCATAAATTTATGCAAGGCCAGTTAACCTGCGATATTGATCAGTTACAAGAAAACCAATGGGTCTTTGGTGGCCACTGTGACGCCCAGGGTAAGCTCTGGAGCGTATTTCGTGCTGCCTGGATGAATGGTGATTTACTACTTATCCAGCCACTATCAAGTATTGACGCCAGTCTGCAGCAGCTCAAAAAGTTTGCCGTCTTCAGCAAAGTAGACATTACCGATGCCAGCCAGCACTTAAGCTTTAAGTTACAGTTACAGCCTGGAAAAACATCGTCGACGCCAAGTGTGAAAACGGAAAAACAGCGCCTCATACTTAACTTAACTAATGCACAACTTGAAGTCAGCGAGCAACCTCAGAAAGCGGACTATGGCAGTGAATACTGGCTGGCTTATGAAATCGAACAAGGGGTCCCCCTGATTGGCCCGCCATTAACCACGGAATTTATACCGCAGATGGTTAATCTTGACAAATTAGGTGGCATCAACTTTAAAAAGGGTTGTTATATTGGTCAGGAGACCATAGCTCGTATGCATTACCGCGGAAAAAACAACCGCGAATTACGACAATTAACAGGGAAGTCCGAACAAATCCCCGCCACAGGTGTACAACTTGAACGCGCAATAGGTGATTCCTGGCGCCGGGCGGGTGCAGTTCTTAACGCAGTGCGTTATGATAATGGCGAAATCGCGTTACTGGCCGTTCTGCCGGTCAGTATTGAAAACGACGCGACACTTCGCATCAAGGGTGAAGAGAACAGTACTCTGACACTTTGCCCACCATTCGACAATCAGGAACTATCAGATGAGTGA
- a CDS encoding FKBP-type peptidyl-prolyl cis-trans isomerase gives MSEAITADKAVTIHYAVKNPAGEVLDKSSEEQPLAFIFGRGMLIPGLEKALEGKAAGDSFEAEVPADDAYGERHDGLVQAVPRQMFGDNEVEPGMQFRASTDNGDQSVLVVEVNEETVTVDGNHPLAGVDLKFDVEVVDVRDATAEELDHGHVHGEGGVEH, from the coding sequence ATGAGTGAAGCAATTACCGCAGATAAAGCCGTGACCATCCACTACGCCGTAAAAAACCCGGCCGGTGAGGTGCTCGATAAATCCAGCGAAGAGCAGCCTTTAGCTTTCATTTTCGGCCGCGGCATGCTGATCCCGGGCTTGGAAAAAGCTCTGGAAGGCAAAGCAGCGGGCGACTCTTTTGAAGCTGAAGTGCCAGCAGATGATGCTTATGGCGAGCGTCATGATGGTTTGGTACAGGCTGTACCACGCCAAATGTTTGGTGACAACGAAGTTGAGCCAGGCATGCAGTTTCGCGCTAGCACCGATAACGGTGACCAGAGCGTACTAGTTGTGGAAGTAAATGAAGAAACTGTAACCGTTGATGGCAACCACCCACTGGCAGGCGTAGACCTCAAGTTTGATGTGGAAGTTGTTGATGTGCGCGATGCGACAGCTGAAGAGCTGGATCATGGACACGTCCACGGTGAAGGTGGTGTTGAACACTAA
- a CDS encoding prolyl oligopeptidase family serine peptidase, with translation MLQQQIRRTFGVAAGLLLFSLPAAANQIEVSYQQPAQEVIDIVDAAPAPGASISPGSNYLLVQNYPALPALSDLAVPEYRLAGRRINPDNNTISQSRFIENLRIVDIGSTEQRPVSGLPEDSRIINTLWAPDGEQLAVLNMEADQVSLWLVDAQSAEASRWTDVQVNAVWGGQMHWNEDSSAVYLLAVDTERGEEPKASPVPQGPIVTESRGRTAPARTYQDLLADSHDELLFDYYFSSQITRIDQQGNQKKIGEPGVFNTFSLSPDSQHLLVTELQRPYSHAVPQFRFARTTEVWNTDGEKVYQVVEQPLADDLPISFDAVVESRRSISWRNDADATLVWAQAADGGDPRNESDVRDQVFQLPAPFDAEPEKLLELSTRYARLLAADGDTAIVWERWWNSREEKAWRINTAGEAEPELMWERSWQDRYGDPGSPMTTRTEDGRRVLFVDDGHILLTGDGASDEGDRPFIDRRNLDSGDTERLWRSESPYFEQPRALVDAESMTFLTQREASDQPADFYLRTLGEEQLTALTQTEHPMPHTLGISRELVHYEREDGLAMSATLFLPEGYDAERDGPLPTIVWAYPREYRSAADAAQVSGSPYEFNRISFWRPQFLATQGYAVFDNATMPIVGEGDKRPNDTFIEQLVMNSEAVIKAGVDKGVTDANRVALGGHSYGAFMTANVLAHSDLFQAGIARSGAYNRSLTPFGFQREERTVWDDPQLYLDMSPFFSAHQIKTPLLLIHGSEDNNSGTFPMQSERLYQAVKGLGGTSRLVMLPLESHGYRARESILHMLWETVEWLDEFVKDADTE, from the coding sequence ATGCTCCAACAACAAATTCGACGCACCTTTGGCGTTGCTGCTGGCCTGCTGCTCTTTAGCCTGCCCGCAGCTGCTAATCAGATAGAAGTCAGCTACCAGCAACCCGCTCAGGAAGTTATAGATATTGTAGATGCAGCACCCGCGCCTGGTGCCAGCATAAGCCCAGGAAGCAACTACTTGCTGGTCCAGAACTACCCTGCACTTCCTGCACTTTCCGACCTGGCCGTTCCTGAATATCGATTGGCTGGCCGCCGTATTAACCCAGATAACAATACCATCAGCCAAAGCCGTTTTATTGAAAACCTGCGTATTGTTGACATCGGCTCAACTGAACAACGTCCAGTTTCCGGATTACCTGAAGATTCCCGCATTATAAATACACTTTGGGCACCTGATGGTGAACAGCTGGCAGTACTTAATATGGAAGCCGATCAGGTAAGCCTGTGGTTGGTAGATGCACAAAGCGCGGAAGCTTCACGCTGGACTGACGTTCAAGTCAACGCCGTCTGGGGCGGACAAATGCACTGGAATGAAGACAGTAGCGCTGTCTACCTGCTTGCAGTAGATACTGAGCGAGGCGAGGAACCTAAGGCCAGCCCAGTTCCACAAGGGCCTATAGTGACAGAAAGTCGTGGTCGTACGGCTCCCGCCAGAACCTATCAGGATTTGCTGGCTGACTCCCATGACGAATTACTTTTTGACTATTATTTCAGCAGTCAGATTACCCGCATCGATCAACAAGGCAACCAGAAAAAAATTGGTGAACCCGGTGTTTTTAACACCTTCAGCCTCTCTCCTGACAGCCAGCATCTTCTGGTTACCGAGTTACAGCGGCCTTATTCTCACGCCGTGCCACAATTTCGTTTTGCGCGTACAACCGAGGTCTGGAACACTGATGGCGAAAAGGTTTATCAGGTGGTAGAACAGCCGCTGGCTGATGACTTACCTATCTCTTTTGATGCTGTGGTAGAAAGTCGCCGTAGTATCTCCTGGCGCAATGACGCCGACGCCACACTGGTTTGGGCGCAGGCCGCCGACGGTGGTGACCCGCGCAACGAAAGTGATGTTCGCGACCAGGTATTTCAACTGCCCGCACCTTTCGACGCTGAACCGGAAAAATTACTGGAACTGAGCACTCGTTACGCTCGTCTGTTAGCAGCAGACGGTGATACGGCGATAGTTTGGGAACGTTGGTGGAACAGCCGTGAAGAAAAAGCCTGGCGCATAAATACTGCAGGCGAAGCTGAGCCTGAACTAATGTGGGAACGCTCCTGGCAGGATCGTTATGGCGATCCCGGCAGCCCCATGACCACCCGTACCGAAGACGGACGCCGTGTGCTTTTTGTTGATGACGGCCATATCTTACTTACTGGTGACGGTGCCTCTGATGAAGGCGATCGCCCTTTTATCGACCGCAGAAATCTGGATAGCGGAGACACTGAACGTTTATGGCGCTCGGAGTCGCCATATTTTGAGCAACCCAGAGCTTTAGTCGACGCTGAAAGCATGACCTTCCTGACGCAACGAGAAGCCAGCGATCAACCGGCTGATTTCTACCTGCGCACTTTAGGTGAAGAACAGCTCACGGCATTGACTCAGACTGAACACCCTATGCCGCATACGCTGGGGATTTCCCGAGAACTCGTACATTATGAACGTGAAGACGGCCTGGCGATGTCAGCCACTCTCTTTTTACCCGAGGGTTATGACGCCGAACGGGATGGCCCACTGCCTACTATAGTCTGGGCTTATCCGCGTGAATACCGCAGTGCTGCAGACGCCGCTCAGGTTTCAGGTTCGCCGTATGAATTTAATCGTATTTCCTTCTGGCGGCCTCAGTTCCTGGCAACGCAGGGCTACGCAGTCTTTGATAACGCGACTATGCCTATTGTCGGGGAAGGCGATAAACGACCGAATGATACTTTCATCGAACAATTGGTGATGAATTCGGAAGCGGTCATCAAAGCAGGTGTCGACAAAGGCGTTACCGATGCTAACCGTGTTGCACTGGGAGGCCACTCCTATGGTGCCTTTATGACAGCGAACGTACTAGCACATTCCGACCTCTTTCAGGCGGGCATTGCACGCAGTGGTGCTTACAACCGTAGCTTAACGCCTTTTGGTTTTCAGCGCGAAGAACGTACCGTATGGGACGACCCGCAACTGTACCTGGATATGTCGCCGTTTTTCTCAGCGCACCAGATAAAAACCCCTTTGTTATTGATACATGGTTCTGAAGATAATAACTCAGGCACCTTCCCTATGCAGAGTGAACGCCTGTATCAAGCCGTTAAAGGGCTTGGTGGAACTTCCAGACTGGTTATGCTGCCGCTGGAGTCACATGGCTATCGCGCACGTGAGTCAATACTGCATATGCTTTGGGAAACCGTTGAATGGCTGGACGAGTTTGTCAAAGATGCTGACACTGAATAA
- a CDS encoding phospholipase A: protein MPACKITVVSLFLVTSVSIAGQDEEHPEIIVPDIESRVEARVQAELESAENPYVITPHRPNYVLPAKFSTRRNESSFDDIPDSDIINSVEFKMQFSFKYPLTTSLFGSKHSIWFAYTQQSFWQAYNNQASRPFRETNYEPEVFIAFDLDFEVLGIDPKYLNISLNHQSNGRSEPTSRSWNRVMAEVIFEYDNLAFSVRPWWRIPESSDDDDNPDIYSYLGYGDLTAVYSWDQYSVDVMLRNNLHRSNNRGAIQVGFTFPLWNRFKGYVQYFNGYGESLVDYNYHNQSLGVGIILTSWL, encoded by the coding sequence ATGCCAGCCTGCAAAATTACAGTCGTATCTCTATTTTTAGTAACATCAGTAAGCATTGCCGGCCAGGATGAAGAGCATCCGGAAATTATAGTTCCAGATATAGAAAGTAGAGTTGAAGCCCGCGTGCAGGCTGAATTAGAAAGCGCTGAGAACCCTTATGTAATAACCCCTCACCGACCGAATTACGTACTACCGGCAAAATTCAGCACACGCCGCAATGAAAGCTCGTTTGATGATATTCCCGATTCCGATATTATCAATAGCGTAGAGTTTAAAATGCAGTTCAGTTTTAAATACCCGCTCACTACCAGTCTTTTTGGAAGCAAACACAGTATCTGGTTTGCTTATACTCAGCAGTCTTTTTGGCAAGCCTACAATAATCAAGCCTCGCGGCCCTTTCGGGAAACCAATTACGAGCCTGAGGTTTTCATCGCTTTTGATCTCGACTTCGAAGTTCTAGGAATCGATCCTAAATACCTGAATATTAGTCTTAATCATCAGTCTAATGGACGTTCAGAACCTACTTCACGTTCCTGGAACCGGGTCATGGCCGAAGTTATTTTTGAATACGACAACCTGGCATTTTCAGTGCGCCCCTGGTGGCGTATCCCAGAGTCCAGTGACGATGATGATAATCCCGATATATACAGCTACCTGGGCTACGGCGATTTAACTGCCGTCTATAGCTGGGACCAGTACAGTGTGGATGTCATGTTGCGCAATAACCTGCACCGAAGCAACAACCGAGGGGCTATTCAGGTCGGTTTCACCTTCCCCTTGTGGAACCGTTTCAAAGGTTACGTGCAATATTTTAACGGCTATGGCGAGTCCTTAGTCGACTACAACTATCATAACCAAAGTCTGGGTGTCGGTATCATTCTGACTAGCTGGCTATAA
- the arfB gene encoding alternative ribosome rescue aminoacyl-tRNA hydrolase ArfB, with protein MIQISARVNIAEQEIEWQFIRSSGAGGQNVNKVATAAQLIFDIQASSLPEFYKERLLQLRDHRITQSGKVIIKCQETRSQLNNRELALEQFIALVKSVNVTQKRRIATKPSRSAKRKRIESKKKRGATKVLRQNKSID; from the coding sequence ATGATTCAGATCTCAGCCCGAGTCAATATTGCAGAACAGGAAATCGAATGGCAGTTCATTCGTTCCAGTGGAGCCGGTGGCCAGAATGTAAATAAAGTTGCCACTGCGGCGCAGCTGATTTTTGATATACAGGCTTCGTCTTTACCTGAGTTCTATAAAGAACGTTTGTTGCAGTTACGGGATCATCGCATTACGCAAAGTGGCAAGGTTATTATTAAGTGCCAGGAAACCCGGAGTCAGCTGAATAATAGAGAATTGGCACTGGAGCAGTTCATTGCTTTAGTGAAAAGCGTCAATGTGACTCAGAAACGGCGAATTGCGACTAAACCTTCGCGTTCCGCGAAGCGCAAAAGAATTGAGTCTAAAAAGAAGCGGGGCGCAACTAAGGTGTTACGCCAGAATAAAAGTATAGATTGA
- a CDS encoding amidohydrolase, which yields MLDKFEHALHVARKFPIARTLAVIASVSLSHAALAENLELRAISADLEQQVIEWRRDIHQHPELSNREFRTAALVAEHLESLGMEVQTEVAHTGVVGFLRGGKPGPTIALRADMDALPVTEQTDVPFASTAIGEYRGQEVGVMHACGHDLHVAILMGAAQHLASIQDEIAGNVMFIFQPAEEGAPPGEEGGAELMLKEGLFSEHKPDAVLGIHVWSAGTTGTIGYREGALMASSDRFEIFVKGEQTHGSRPWGGVDPIVAAAQIINNVQTIVSRQVDITAAPAVVSFGKIEGGVRNNIIPDEVYLEGTIRNFDMDIRQQIFKKLETTAVHTAKSSGAEADVHIHEGYPVTYNNPELVQRLMPTTQRVAGTDNVHQNELVTGAEDFSFYANEVPGMFVFLGITPPGQDPATAPSNHSPHFYADEDALKVGTELFVNWVLDYPKS from the coding sequence ATGTTAGACAAATTTGAGCATGCACTGCATGTTGCCAGAAAATTCCCTATTGCACGAACACTGGCGGTAATCGCAAGTGTTAGCTTAAGCCATGCAGCCCTGGCTGAAAACCTCGAATTACGTGCTATTTCCGCTGATCTTGAACAACAGGTCATTGAATGGCGCCGGGATATTCATCAGCACCCTGAGCTTAGCAACCGCGAGTTCCGCACAGCAGCTCTGGTGGCTGAGCATCTCGAATCACTGGGCATGGAAGTACAGACTGAAGTAGCACATACCGGCGTAGTCGGTTTCCTGCGTGGAGGTAAACCAGGGCCTACTATCGCACTGCGGGCTGATATGGATGCTTTACCGGTCACCGAGCAGACAGATGTACCTTTTGCCTCGACTGCTATAGGTGAATACCGAGGCCAGGAAGTCGGCGTAATGCACGCCTGCGGTCATGACCTGCACGTTGCTATTTTAATGGGTGCCGCTCAACACCTGGCCTCAATTCAGGATGAAATTGCAGGTAATGTGATGTTTATCTTCCAACCGGCAGAAGAAGGAGCCCCTCCAGGAGAAGAAGGCGGTGCTGAATTAATGCTCAAAGAAGGCCTCTTTTCTGAACATAAGCCAGATGCCGTGCTCGGAATCCACGTTTGGTCTGCAGGAACAACAGGTACTATTGGTTATCGCGAAGGAGCGCTTATGGCCTCATCAGATCGTTTTGAAATCTTCGTGAAAGGCGAACAAACCCATGGCTCACGTCCCTGGGGCGGAGTCGATCCTATTGTAGCCGCTGCTCAAATCATTAATAACGTACAGACTATTGTCAGTCGTCAGGTAGATATTACCGCTGCTCCCGCTGTAGTTAGCTTTGGCAAAATTGAAGGCGGCGTGCGCAATAATATCATTCCCGATGAAGTGTACCTGGAAGGCACCATACGCAATTTCGACATGGATATCCGTCAGCAGATTTTTAAAAAGTTAGAGACTACTGCAGTCCACACCGCCAAAAGCAGTGGAGCTGAAGCCGACGTGCATATTCACGAAGGTTATCCTGTAACTTACAATAACCCAGAACTGGTACAGCGCTTAATGCCCACTACTCAACGCGTAGCCGGAACTGATAATGTTCACCAAAATGAGCTGGTTACCGGTGCAGAAGATTTTTCATTTTATGCAAACGAAGTTCCTGGCATGTTTGTGTTCCTTGGCATAACGCCGCCGGGCCAGGACCCTGCAACCGCCCCAAGCAATCATTCACCTCACTTTTATGCGGATGAAGATGCTTTAAAAGTAGGCACCGAACTCTTTGTGAACTGGGTACTTGATTACCCTAAAAGCTAA
- a CDS encoding P-II family nitrogen regulator, protein MQLIIAIIKPAKLADVRDALNDIGCKGMTVTDVKGFGQQKGHDELYRGAKYRAEFLPKIRLDIAAVNEQSQQIVDTIQKASHTGSTGDGKIFVLSLEQVVRIRTSETDEQAI, encoded by the coding sequence ATGCAACTCATTATTGCAATTATCAAACCCGCCAAGCTCGCAGATGTGCGTGATGCACTGAATGACATTGGCTGTAAAGGTATGACAGTCACCGATGTCAAAGGATTTGGTCAGCAAAAAGGTCATGACGAACTCTATCGTGGCGCCAAATACCGGGCCGAATTCTTGCCCAAAATCCGACTCGATATTGCTGCAGTCAATGAACAGAGCCAGCAAATCGTCGACACCATTCAGAAGGCCAGCCACACAGGAAGCACCGGCGACGGCAAGATATTTGTCTTGTCGCTGGAACAGGTCGTTCGTATTCGCACATCAGAAACTGATGAACAGGCCATTTAA
- a CDS encoding ammonium transporter — translation MTIEELSYSLDTFYLLISAALVMWMAAGFSMLEAGLVRSKNTTEILVKNILLYAIACTCYLLIGYRLMYGSPDVTDFAPSADFFFQMVFVATAMSIVSGAVAERMKLLSFLIFCIVLTSFIYPIQGSWSWGEGFLDQAGFVDFAGSGIVHMAGASAALAGVLLLGPRKGKYGKDGEINAIPGANMPLATLGTFILWMGWFGFNGGSQLQLSGTDNADAIALVFVNTNAAAACGALAAFVIVRLVWQKADLTMILNGALAGLVAITAEPSTPTPGIACLIGLGAGLLVVLSIVVLDRLRLDDPVGAISVHGVVGLYGLLLVPVTSSDATVLNQLYGAGTIFAWVFGLSLVAWFLLKITLGIRISEDDEYQGSDISDCGVEAYPEFVTQKTS, via the coding sequence ATGACTATTGAAGAACTAAGTTACTCACTGGATACATTTTACCTGTTGATCAGTGCTGCCCTGGTGATGTGGATGGCCGCGGGTTTCTCAATGCTGGAAGCCGGTTTGGTGCGCAGTAAAAACACCACTGAAATATTAGTTAAAAACATACTGCTCTATGCAATTGCCTGTACTTGTTATTTGTTAATAGGGTATAGGCTCATGTACGGTTCGCCGGACGTTACCGATTTCGCTCCCTCTGCAGATTTCTTTTTCCAGATGGTTTTCGTAGCCACCGCCATGTCTATTGTCTCAGGGGCGGTAGCAGAACGTATGAAATTACTCAGTTTTCTGATTTTCTGTATTGTGCTGACCAGTTTTATTTACCCGATTCAGGGTAGCTGGAGTTGGGGTGAAGGCTTTTTAGACCAGGCAGGCTTTGTCGATTTTGCAGGCTCAGGCATTGTCCATATGGCCGGTGCATCGGCCGCTCTTGCGGGTGTATTGCTGCTTGGGCCCCGCAAAGGGAAGTATGGTAAAGACGGTGAAATCAATGCCATTCCGGGCGCTAACATGCCTCTGGCTACCCTGGGTACTTTCATCTTGTGGATGGGCTGGTTCGGCTTTAATGGTGGCTCACAACTACAGCTTAGCGGTACCGACAATGCAGACGCTATAGCGTTAGTTTTCGTTAACACCAATGCAGCGGCAGCATGTGGCGCACTCGCGGCCTTTGTAATAGTACGGCTGGTCTGGCAAAAAGCCGATTTAACCATGATATTAAATGGTGCTCTGGCTGGTCTTGTTGCCATTACTGCGGAGCCCTCCACACCAACCCCAGGCATAGCTTGTCTTATCGGCCTGGGTGCCGGTTTGCTGGTCGTGCTTTCTATCGTAGTGCTGGACCGGCTGCGCCTGGATGATCCTGTAGGTGCTATCTCAGTGCATGGGGTAGTAGGTTTATACGGTTTGCTGTTAGTGCCCGTCACCAGCAGTGACGCCACGGTTTTAAATCAGCTTTATGGCGCTGGTACCATCTTTGCCTGGGTCTTCGGGCTTAGCCTGGTGGCCTGGTTTCTACTTAAAATCACCCTGGGTATTCGCATCAGTGAAGACGATGAATATCAAGGCAGTGATATTAGTGATTGCGGTGTCGAAGCTTATCCCGAGTTCGTCACTCAAAAAACATCCTGA